In the Orcinus orca chromosome 19, mOrcOrc1.1, whole genome shotgun sequence genome, CCCGGCTGCAATCCTGGTTGGACTCGAGATGAGCCACCTGAGTGGACAGCGGTCTGGGGGCTGTGGAAGCCTCAAGAGTGGCTGCAGCACACCAACCAGGCGTGCCCGTTAGCATCCACCCTGAGCCCCGGCAGCTCCGCAGGCAAGCACCTCACTTCTGACCACTGAGGACATCCGGCTGCGGGGAGGGATGGGCATGGGGAGCAGGGCAGGAGATGGGATTCCTGGGGATGACGTGTGGCGGCAGCATCCTCAGAGCCTCACCCAGCCGCTGGCCCTGCTGGAGTCTCACCGCAGCCCTCAGGACCTGGTCCTGGAGAACCTCTCGACCCAAAGAACTCAGCCCTGGCCCTGATACCCTGGGACCCTGGGTGTTCTTCCTTCCCATTTCACAGGCCTTGAGCCTCACACAGCTAGCATGTCTGACCTGTCCACACCAGGCCGCTGTCCCAGTGGGCTGTCTGATTCCAGGAAGAGACAGATCTGAGGCCTGTGCCCTCTCTGGACCGCTCGGAGCCTGCAGAGAAGGTCCCACTGTGGTTTTGCTCAGAGGACAGAAGCAAGCAGCAGGAACGGCTGAGGGTCCTGCCCCGGGGCTTCCAGGGACACAGCAGGGAGCTGAGGAGGAGGACTTGTAGGCGGCCCATCAGTCCTGCTGGGGCCCCACCAGAACCAAGGCAGGGGTTCCGTGGAGGTCAGCTCTGGTCCCCAGGGCCATCGACCTCACTGTCACTGCTCTGAGACAGCTCCATGGGACTTTCAAGGCAGTGCAGCTCCAGGAAAGTAGTGATGAGCTTGGCGATGGCTTCCACGTCACTGGTCCAGATGGGCACAGGGAGGAAGGGTGTGTTATTGTGACAGGTACTGGCCACCCCGCAGCAGCCACAAGACCATACCTGTCTCACCCCAGGTATCTGCCTCCAGTAACCCACTAGGACCCAGCACCTTCAGTCCTGATCCCCACCCCCACCGGACCCTAGCCCAGTCCTCTGTGCCCACTGGGGACCCCTGACGTCCCCATCCCCTCTCTGTCCCTGTGGGGACCCCTGACCTCCCCCTAGTGGGTGGTGCCAGGCCTGCTCCCCtggcctcacctcctcccccacgttcctgaggcctctctctatGCCCTGCCGTGCTGGGCAGTTCCTGGGGAGGACCACCTGActgggggtgaggggcagccCTGGCCAATCAAGTCACCCATCCTCAGCTTACCTGCGGTGGCCCATGACAGCACTCTGCGTGAGGGGGTGGGAGAAGCCCGTGGCAAACCGAAGCACCACCACATAGCCCTTCCCGAAGTACCGGACCTTCTCCTCCTCCACGTTCACGTCCCGGATGTCACTGAGCAGGACCACCACTGTGGGCAGGGCCCTGTCAGTGGCCGTGTCCCCCACtcaccctgcccctcccacctggGTGCTGGCACAGTTGCTTCGGGGCCACAATGCAGAGGATCACATCACGCTTGTCATGAAGCAGAGAGCACGTGTCACTCCATGTCTGAGGCTGGGCTCATGCCGAGACCCTGACCCTAGATGTCACAGGTCAGTGACCACAGTGCAGGGTTGTGTGGCTGCTGGTTAACGTCCAGTCTGGGTGAGAAGGAATGTCCAGCAGGCCCACTGTTGTCTTGAAAAGCCCACCCCTTCTCTCAGTCTAACACGTCAGGGGGCGGCTAAGCACAGTGCTGCCCAGCTTTCTGCTTCATTTTCCCCAACCGCGGGAAAATGCCGTCCTGGTTTCTAGTGGCCAGTCACTGAGCTGGGGGCTGCCCAGCAATTTCCTTTGGGCCAGGGCACGTCCGGGGTACACAGCGTCCACGAGGCAGAACACAACCCTGGTCACTGAGCGGCCAGCTTGGACCCAGCCCGTTTCCAGGCCTCAAGCCTGCTCCCTGCCATCACACACAGACGCTCGCCGCCCTCTGTCCATCCCAGAGTAACCCGTGTCCTGTTCACTCCCCACACCTCACCTTGATCATGGCCTGCTCTGCAGAGAGTCAGCAGCTTCCTATACAAGCTGAACGTCTTCAGCACGACCTTCCCGGTGCTCTTATTGAAGGTTGCTTCCTAGAACGCCAGCCACAAGGCAGTCACCTGGCTGCTAGCCTGTGAGCCAGCCCAACACACACAGACTTGCCGACTGCGTCCCCACCCTCACCAGAGCAGACACTCAAGGAGGCGGCCCCTCTTCCTTCCCATCCCAGTCAGAACCCCAAACCCCTGCAGCCTGATCtctccaggggctggggtgtgaaAAGGAGGAGCCTCTCCGCACTCAAGAGAAGCGAGCACAGCGGACGAGGTCATCAAACAAGGGAATGGAGATCGGCAGTCAGCAATACTGGGGCCAGGTGACCCAAAGGACACGTGAAGAGGGACAAAAGGGAGGTGAGGGAAGTGGCCTTGCCCTTCTGTTCTAGGAGAACTTCTGGGAGAACAACAGCTTTAGAGGATTCCTTCACCTAGGGATGGTCACAGACAGGCAATGTCCAGAGGCCAAGTCCAGCTATCCGGAAACCACTAAGCTCAAGTTTCAGGATGGGGGGGCATTAGGCCCCTGGAGCCTTTCTTCCTGCTTTGATTCGCActgcagggaagcccaggagcccAAAAGCCTGGGCACCCTTCCTGTGCTGGCCTCACCTCCCAGTCCTCCAGGTTCTGCACGGCCACGAATAGACAGCCCGTGACATAGAAGAGCTTCCAGCCCAGACTATCTGGGGAGCAAACACAGGAGACAATCAGGCGAGGGAAGGCAGCAGAGGGGTGAAGGCCAACGTGCCCAGAGACGgtgccccctccccagcacagCTGCTTCCCAGACCGAGGGCAGGAGTGGCACCTGGGGGCCTGGCTTGCTGCCCATGCCTGCAAGGACACCCAACCCTCACCATGGCCACCTAGCACTGCAGGCCCTGTCACTTGGGATAGGACGTGCTCCCCCAGTTCTGCCCTCACTCTCCCCTGGATGTCTACTCGTGATGGCAATCGCGGCACGGTGAGTAAGAGCAGAAAGGTGGGAACGCTTACAGGGAGCTGCTGAAAGCACGGATCATCCCTGCAACAGAACATGAGGCAGACACAGGAGTgcctttctgaaaaatattttatgatatatgaAAATGCTGAAGAtgtaaatgaaaaacataagCTGCGGGGGACACACCAGCACGTGGAAGTGGGCCGCATCCGCAAACAATTTAGAGGCAGAGGCAGTCCCCAAAGCCATGCCCTGGCAGATTACAAGTGATgggctttccttttttccctcttccaaTCAGCTGAGGAAGTTCCTGGGGGGCAGGTGATGCATCTCACCTCCACTGTAGTAGGCAGCAGCCAGGCCAATCGACAAGATTCCTGCGAGGAGAAAGCAGGTACCTTCCCATTGGGCCACCACCAGCCCAGAGCCCAACTCCTCCCAGGACCCACAGACCCAGGTAAGCAGCCCCTTCCCATTGCCTGGGATGGctgagggcagggagcagggggcaAGAAGACCACCAGGCTCAGAAGTGGGGGAAACAACTGGGAAGTCTGTTGAGAAGAATGTTCTACACCAGTCACAGTATTCACTGGACACATGTCTATGTGAGGTTGCAGAGCTGACGGGGGAACCAGAAAGAGGAACCTGATGTGGGTTTTACCCACTGACAGCACATTGTGTGGAATGAAGACAAGACTGAAGGTAAAGAATCACAACTCGGCACATGAGACAAATCAGGCAGAGTCCTGGGAAAGAAGGCCCAGAGCCAGGCTGCTGAAGGCACAGCAGCTTCTCCCCACACACCTAGGTTCCAATCAGCATTGTGCAGTTGCCCAGGGAGTGCAGGGCCCTCCAATGGGTACTGACAGGGATGGAGGCCAGGGCCCCCGCCGCCTTACTCCTCACTGTCTCCATCACGTGGGCCCTGACATAAATCAGATACCTGGGGCTGGGTGTATGACAACAAGCAAAAGGGGAAGTACGGGGACCTCAGAAGAGCATGCAGAGTATTAACGAAAGGATGTTAAATGGTGAAAAAAGACAAGACAGACACACATCATCTGTAAAAGCACACGTAGAGGATAAAAGATGGAAAGGCACAATAGTTGCCATATCTTGGGGTAGCAGAACCACGGAAAAATTTAGTGTAATTTGCATCCTTTTTTAAAGTTAGATTTTTAACTTGAGGAGAAATATGAACATCCTTACCAACCAGCAGGGACCAGGACCTGATGCCTGGAGCCCTCTTCAGATGGAGGCAGGAACTGGTGCGTGTCTCCACCTGCATATACATCCCTGGAACGTGCTGCCACAGCTTTCAACAGGAGactggggggctggggaagggcagaCAGACAGCTGGAGGCCTCGAGCCACTGCCAACAGACAAGAACCCAGCTCCTCTCCAGAACAGGAAGCCAGGCTGCCCACTAGCAAGGCCCACACAGGCTCAGGAACCAGTCAGCCCGTGCTGACTGCAGTCTCTGTGGtcaggcaaatcacttaatccCCCAGAGACCTGTAAGGAAGTTTCTTCTCTGCTCTGTTGTAATGGTTGCACTGGGGCTTTGTCCCCTGCTCCGACTCACAAAGCATCAACAAGCACTTGATCATCACCTGCTCCCTTCCTACCTGGAAACCTCAGTCTCTTGGAAACCGTTAGCCCCCAGCAGGCTTCAAACTTCCGGCACCCTACCGGAACCTACCAGAACACCCTAATTTCCCTGTGCTGGCCTCTGAAAAAGGGAACTGAAAGTCTCATCATGGTTTGAGTCTGTACTGGCACTGACCGAAAAAGCCAGGTCTGCGGTCTCCTACAGCTGCCGAGAAGGACAGTCTGCACCCAGTGGAGGGAGCGGAGGGTCCGGAGGGTCCAGAGCACTGGTTTAATGAGTCAGCAAAGGGGATTGCTCTTCCACACGTGGAGAATTCTGCCCTGCACGCTGCAATACGCTCGAAATGCTGGCTCCAGGGACCCCGTTCTGGGTAGCTTTTCAGATATTCCCTGTGAAGTCAAGTCAAATTTCTGACAACAAATAGTGAATTCAGTTCACACAAACGAAGCCAGGATCCTGGGACATCACCGGCTCCTTCCCCTGACATGCCTCATCTGTCTCCACGCGCGACTCAGCCGCCCGCGGGGCGAGATCACGCCTGTCACCGGCACAAGCCACCCTGGACACGCCCCGCTGATCCCTGCGGCCACACCGGGCGCCCCGCCCGGCTCGCGCGCCGCCAGGCCTCCTGGGCATTGAGCCGGGCCGGGTCCCGAGACCGCGCTCCCAGCAGGACCCCGGCTGCGAGAGccgccccccagcccaccccgcaCCTCCCACCCGCGAGGGCGGCATGGCCTGTCCACCGCGGACACTAACCTGCAGGCGCGGACGCGGGGAAAGACCGGACCGCTAGGCTTCAGGACCCGCCGGCCTCCGACTTCCGGAGCTGGGGGCTAAGCCGGCTGACTTCCGGACCCGCAGGGGCTGATGGGACAGCTGACTTCCGGACTGGCGGTGGGGCGGGCGAGCGTTGACTTCTGAGGCCCCCATTCAGCCCTCGAGGTGGGAGAACGGGCGGGGCTACAACGGGAGGTCGCCTACTTAGCCCCAGAGGCGGCCGCGTGGTGTGGTGTGCGCGCCCGGGCGCTGAGCATAAAGCGTTTGGGGTCACAACCCTTAGAAAGTCCGCAGAGGAAGGTGAGGTGGGTTGTACTACGAAACATCCACTTAGGATGGTGAGAAAACGTGAAGTACGTAGTCAACCTCACAACAGATACGTACGAACATTATGGTAGATTCTGTAAAAACtttaataagaaatattaaagtagAACTAAGATAtttgttcatggactggaaaattattgtaaaaatgtaaattcttCCAATGTGATCTGCAGATTCAATTGCGAACCCAGTAAGAATATCAGCAGGTTAAAAAACTAAATCTGAACAATGCTGCAAGGCACAGTGGAGGAGGGTAGGGGAAAACCAGAGATCCTTGACCCCCAAAAAACTCAGTGTAGCTGGGGAAACTGAACGTTCACATGTTCGTGATGGCAGTTTTGCTGCTGCTCAGAAACTTGCCCCAGTGTCTGGGAAGGAGGATTGTAGTAGGAGAGACAGTTTTCTCCAGGAAAATCTTGAATGGCCGCTTCGGTGGCCTCCCTGCTCCACTCTCCACCAAAACACTCAGCACCTGTCCCCACAGCCCCCAGATGAGGCCCCAAGCAGGACCCTGACTTGCCTATTTTCCACCAGATGGAGAAGGACCCTACCTGGAACAGGAGAGCCTCCACAACACGGCCACTGCCTGCTTCAGTGACCTCCAAACTGGGATGGTCAAGACGATCTGTGGAGTGCTAGAAAAACATACTAGAGCTTGTATTCctacttattttatgtttttatatctatTGTCATGTGTCTTATAATTTACATAAGATTAATACACAGTGCATATTACCTTATAAAGAAATATACATACATGGATATGTATAACCCTAGATGTTTTATCAATATATGCACAATGTCAAATATTTGGAGATGACTTTTCTATTTTACCAGTCTCCATATACTCTCCGCCTGTGGTTCAGAATCACCTGGCGGGTTTGTTGAAACACAGACTGTTGGACCTGTTCCCAGCAGGATGGGGCCTGAAATGTACACGTGCTGCTGCTCTGGGAACCACACTCAGAGAACTTATGCGCTAAGCTGGAACAGAAGAAGGTTCTGCCTGAATGCGGCAGGTTTCCTCACCTGATGCCTCAGCTCACATTCCATCTTCTTGAAATGCCTtctctggtaagatcccacaccatcttgaaggtccatTTGAATTGGTTGGCACCTCCTTTAAGTCCCTCTTGCTTGGTGCAGCTGAAAGTGATCTTAATTGCTTAGGACTTAGGGAGCACTGAGTTGATACCCAGAAAATTCTACTTTGCATTACAGTGATTTGCATAATTTCACCTTTTTTACTAGAGTAcaagccatttaaaaatgaagcCTAGAC is a window encoding:
- the LOC101281257 gene encoding cytochrome b-245 chaperone 1 isoform X2, with protein sequence MYMQVETRTSSCLHLKRAPGIRSWSLLVDSLGWKLFYVTGCLFVAVQNLEDWEEATFNKSTGKVVLKTFSLYRKLLTLCRAGHDQVVVLLSDIRDVNVEEEKVRYFGKGYVVVLRFATGFSHPLTQSAVMGHRSDVEAIAKLITTFLELHCLESPMELSQSSDSEVDGPGDQS
- the LOC101281257 gene encoding cytochrome b-245 chaperone 1 isoform X1, with amino-acid sequence MYMQVETRTSSCLHLKRAPGIRSWSLLVGILSIGLAAAYYSGDSLGWKLFYVTGCLFVAVQNLEDWEEATFNKSTGKVVLKTFSLYRKLLTLCRAGHDQVVVLLSDIRDVNVEEEKVRYFGKGYVVVLRFATGFSHPLTQSAVMGHRSDVEAIAKLITTFLELHCLESPMELSQSSDSEVDGPGDQS